Proteins from one Lacrimispora sphenoides genomic window:
- a CDS encoding FeoB-associated Cys-rich membrane protein has product MPVWLASNGSTVLVALVLLVLVCFSVRQFIKNKGKGGCGHCSGGCSHCSGSCGHCVFGNADDEQKE; this is encoded by the coding sequence ATGCCTGTATGGTTAGCTTCTAATGGTTCGACGGTTTTAGTAGCCCTTGTCCTATTGGTGCTGGTGTGTTTTTCAGTCAGACAATTCATAAAAAATAAGGGAAAAGGCGGCTGCGGACATTGCAGTGGAGGGTGCAGCCACTGCAGCGGTAGCTGCGGTCATTGTGTTTTTGGAAATGCGGATGATGAACAGAAGGAATGA
- a CDS encoding potassium channel family protein, with the protein MKSVLIIGLGRFGHHLCLNMARLGNDVMIVDQKEECLEDLLPYVTSAKIGDCTNETVLKSLGIANFDLCFVCIGTNFQSSLEITSLVKELGGRRVISKANRDIHAKFLLRNGADEVIYPDRDIAEKLAVRYSTDHVFDYIELTPEYSIYEIPPLPEWVHKSIREADIRNRYHISVLGIKREGRAQLMPPADYVIQAQEHLMVIGKREHIEHILKELK; encoded by the coding sequence ATGAAATCAGTATTAATTATTGGACTTGGCAGGTTTGGCCATCATCTGTGTCTTAATATGGCGAGGCTTGGAAATGATGTTATGATCGTGGACCAGAAGGAAGAGTGCCTGGAAGACTTACTTCCATATGTAACCAGCGCAAAGATTGGTGACTGCACCAATGAAACGGTATTAAAAAGCCTGGGAATCGCAAATTTCGATCTGTGTTTTGTGTGTATCGGAACGAATTTCCAGAGCAGTCTGGAGATCACCAGTCTGGTTAAGGAACTGGGAGGCAGAAGAGTGATCAGTAAGGCAAACCGTGATATCCATGCCAAATTCCTGTTGAGAAACGGAGCGGATGAAGTCATTTATCCGGACCGGGACATTGCAGAAAAGCTGGCTGTCCGCTACAGCACGGATCATGTGTTTGACTATATTGAGCTTACCCCGGAATACTCGATCTACGAGATCCCTCCTCTACCAGAATGGGTGCATAAATCCATAAGGGAAGCGGATATCAGAAACCGGTATCACATCAGTGTCCTGGGAATTAAGCGGGAGGGCAGAGCCCAGCTCATGCCGCCGGCAGACTATGTGATCCAGGCTCAGGAGCATTTGATGGTGATTGGCAAAAGAGAGCATATTGAGCATATATTAAAGGAACTAAAGTAA
- a CDS encoding TrkH family potassium uptake protein: MNVEEKRLKRARRHVSQTQFIAYGFFCLILTGALLLMLPISSRDGQSEDFLSCLFTATSASCVTGLIVRDTWTQWSLFGQMVIITMIQIGGLGFVTVGVFISIVLRRKIGLKERGLLQESVNTLQIGGVVRLAKGIIKGTFLIEGTGAILLALRFVPKYGFWRGTFYGIFHSISAFCNAGFDLMGNQKPFNSLVSYYDDWLVNVVIMSLIIIGGIGFIVWEDIYKNKLHFKKYMLHTKMVLVSTTVLVFGGGFLFYLLERNNLLVGMNASGQILTSMFSSVTARTAGFNTTDTASLTDGSKLLTIILMFIGGSPGSTAGGIKTTTIFVLLMCVHSNIKQTYGVNIFGRRLEEGVIKRAGAILTINLFLALSASLAIMAIQPLGFSDILFETASAIGTVGMTTGITRDLYSVSKVIIIILMYSGRIGSLSFALAFAQSHRKAHVEQVAETINVG, from the coding sequence ATGAACGTGGAAGAAAAAAGATTAAAGCGTGCCAGGCGGCACGTGAGTCAGACACAGTTTATTGCTTATGGTTTTTTTTGCCTGATCTTAACAGGAGCCCTGCTTTTGATGCTTCCGATTTCCAGCAGAGATGGACAATCTGAAGATTTTTTAAGCTGTCTGTTTACTGCGACCAGCGCCTCCTGTGTGACGGGACTGATTGTCAGGGATACATGGACCCAGTGGTCTTTGTTTGGACAGATGGTGATAATTACAATGATACAGATCGGAGGCCTTGGGTTTGTTACGGTGGGCGTGTTTATCTCTATCGTACTCAGGCGGAAGATAGGCTTAAAAGAGAGAGGGCTTTTGCAGGAAAGCGTTAATACGCTGCAGATCGGCGGAGTTGTAAGGCTGGCGAAAGGGATTATAAAAGGAACCTTTCTCATCGAAGGAACAGGAGCCATTCTCCTGGCCCTCCGTTTTGTTCCTAAATACGGGTTCTGGAGAGGAACGTTTTATGGCATTTTCCACTCCATATCAGCCTTCTGCAATGCAGGATTTGATTTAATGGGAAATCAGAAACCTTTTAATTCCTTAGTTTCCTATTACGATGACTGGCTGGTGAATGTGGTCATTATGTCTTTAATCATCATAGGCGGCATCGGTTTTATCGTATGGGAAGATATCTATAAGAATAAGCTTCACTTTAAAAAATATATGCTGCATACCAAAATGGTTTTGGTGAGTACCACTGTTCTGGTTTTTGGAGGAGGATTCCTTTTCTATCTGCTGGAACGGAACAATCTTTTGGTGGGGATGAATGCAAGCGGACAGATTTTAACTTCCATGTTCAGTTCCGTAACTGCCAGAACAGCCGGTTTTAATACCACTGATACGGCATCATTGACCGACGGGAGTAAGCTCCTTACCATAATCCTCATGTTCATCGGAGGAAGCCCCGGGTCAACAGCGGGAGGTATTAAGACGACTACAATCTTTGTCCTTCTTATGTGCGTACATTCCAACATCAAACAGACCTACGGGGTCAATATATTCGGAAGACGTCTGGAAGAGGGTGTCATCAAGCGCGCAGGCGCTATTTTGACCATCAACCTGTTTTTGGCTCTCTCTGCTTCCCTGGCGATTATGGCAATTCAGCCTTTGGGATTTTCGGACATACTGTTTGAAACGGCATCAGCCATCGGAACAGTAGGTATGACCACAGGTATCACAAGGGATCTTTATTCTGTATCAAAGGTGATTATTATTATCCTCATGTACAGCGGAAGGATCGGAAGCTTGTCTTTTGCCCTGGCATTTGCTCAAAGTCATCGCAAGGCTCATGTGGAACAAGTAGCAGAAACCATTAATGTGGGTTAA
- a CDS encoding metal ABC transporter permease encodes MGMMSEMLSYPFLVRALAGGILVSLCASLLGVSLVLKRYSMIGDGLSHVSFGALSFAVAFGWSPLKISVPVVVIAAFFLLRIRSNGKMKSDAAIAMISAVALAAGIIVTSMTTGMTTDVSSYMFGSILAMSKEDVRLSVILSFFVLGLFLICYNKIFAVTFDESFARATGVNVSWYNILIAVLTAVTIVLGMRMMGAMLISSLIIFPSLTSMRVFKSFRGVVISSGILSVVCFVIGMMASYRYSTPAGASVVMVNLAAFLIFSAADYGVRMSRADKKAGQGTAGKEE; translated from the coding sequence ATGGGAATGATGAGTGAGATGCTGTCCTATCCGTTTCTGGTACGGGCCTTGGCAGGAGGAATCCTGGTTTCTTTATGTGCTTCTCTTTTAGGCGTCAGCCTGGTGTTAAAACGGTATTCCATGATTGGTGACGGACTGTCTCATGTCTCCTTTGGAGCCTTGTCCTTTGCAGTGGCTTTTGGCTGGTCTCCGTTAAAGATATCTGTTCCGGTGGTGGTGATTGCTGCATTTTTCCTGCTACGCATCAGGTCGAACGGAAAGATGAAAAGTGACGCAGCCATTGCCATGATATCCGCCGTTGCACTGGCGGCGGGCATTATCGTTACCTCCATGACGACCGGAATGACTACGGATGTAAGCAGCTATATGTTTGGAAGCATACTGGCTATGAGCAAGGAGGATGTCCGTTTAAGCGTGATCCTGTCCTTTTTTGTGCTGGGGCTGTTTTTGATTTGCTATAACAAAATTTTTGCAGTGACCTTTGACGAAAGCTTTGCAAGGGCAACGGGAGTGAATGTATCCTGGTACAATATTTTGATAGCAGTACTGACCGCTGTCACCATCGTTCTGGGTATGAGGATGATGGGAGCCATGCTGATCTCCAGCCTCATCATTTTCCCTTCCCTTACCTCGATGCGGGTATTTAAAAGCTTCCGTGGAGTGGTGATATCTTCCGGAATTTTATCAGTTGTTTGTTTTGTGATCGGCATGATGGCATCGTACCGTTATTCTACCCCGGCGGGAGCCAGCGTGGTTATGGTGAATCTGGCGGCATTTCTGATTTTCTCAGCTGCAGACTATGGAGTGAGAATGAGCCGGGCCGATAAAAAAGCGGGACAGGGTACCGCAGGAAAAGAGGAATGA
- a CDS encoding metal ABC transporter ATP-binding protein, which translates to MSPLIQCSHVDFGYENQDAVVDVTMDVNPGEYVCIVGENGSGKSTLMKGLLGLLKPTGGVISVSDELKKSGIGYLPQQTAAQKDFPATVREVVLSGCLSRRGSWPFYSGKEKRLAVKNMERLGIMGIAGKCYRELSGGQQQRTLIARALCATDKLLIMDEPITGLDPSAIAEFYEIIRKLNREEGVAILMVSHDVANVVKEADKILHLKRKVLFYGTTKEYLKSNAGYIYTGGA; encoded by the coding sequence ATGAGCCCATTAATACAATGCAGTCATGTGGATTTTGGATATGAGAACCAGGATGCTGTAGTGGATGTGACTATGGACGTTAATCCGGGGGAGTATGTCTGCATCGTGGGAGAGAACGGTTCCGGAAAAAGTACTTTGATGAAGGGACTTTTAGGGCTGTTAAAGCCCACAGGTGGGGTCATATCCGTGTCCGATGAATTGAAAAAGAGCGGGATCGGCTATCTGCCTCAGCAGACTGCGGCTCAAAAGGATTTTCCGGCAACGGTCCGTGAGGTGGTCTTATCCGGCTGTTTAAGCCGCAGAGGAAGCTGGCCCTTTTATTCCGGAAAGGAAAAAAGGCTTGCAGTTAAAAATATGGAGCGGTTAGGAATTATGGGCATTGCCGGTAAATGCTACCGTGAATTATCAGGAGGCCAGCAGCAGAGAACCCTGATTGCAAGAGCTCTTTGCGCCACGGATAAGCTTCTGATCATGGATGAACCCATTACAGGTCTGGATCCCTCGGCTATTGCGGAATTCTATGAGATCATCCGTAAATTGAACCGTGAGGAAGGGGTTGCCATTCTGATGGTATCCCATGATGTTGCCAATGTTGTAAAAGAGGCGGACAAGATCCTTCATTTGAAACGGAAGGTCTTATTCTACGGGACGACAAAGGAGTATTTAAAAAGCAATGCCGGATATATTTATACAGGAGGTGCGTGA
- a CDS encoding metal ABC transporter substrate-binding protein, with amino-acid sequence MESDRRMIMNKKSLKKLLFLCLAIPFAAVALLGCSRNERPSYTGESKLKVVTTLFPYYDFTRQVAGDKVELTMVVPAGMDSHSFEPTPADVQVIREADVLICNGGALEHWLSQVLNAVDSGSMTVVTGMDQVNAVQEELVEGMEEEKHHEDDDGHGGDIEYDEHIWTSPVNAMILVESIRDTLSEKDPENRSYYEERAKSYLEKLKKLDDEFRKVTENKKRDMIVVGDKFPFRYLADEYGLSYRAAFSGCSTDTEPSARTIAYLIDKMRLEQIPVIYYLELSSHRVSEIIAEETGAEPLLLHSCHNVSRREFDSGVTYLDLMEQNVINLKRGLDE; translated from the coding sequence ATGGAATCAGATAGGAGAATGATAATGAATAAAAAAAGCTTAAAAAAACTCCTGTTTTTATGCCTTGCCATTCCTTTTGCAGCCGTGGCATTATTGGGCTGCAGCAGAAATGAAAGGCCCTCATATACGGGAGAATCTAAGCTCAAGGTTGTGACGACCCTGTTTCCATATTATGACTTTACAAGACAGGTGGCCGGTGACAAGGTGGAACTGACCATGGTGGTTCCGGCAGGAATGGACAGCCATTCCTTTGAGCCAACTCCCGCAGATGTACAGGTCATCCGGGAGGCAGATGTTTTAATATGCAACGGCGGAGCCTTAGAACACTGGCTTTCCCAGGTTCTCAATGCAGTTGATTCCGGCTCCATGACGGTTGTCACGGGAATGGACCAGGTGAATGCGGTGCAGGAAGAACTGGTGGAAGGGATGGAAGAGGAAAAACACCATGAAGATGATGACGGCCATGGCGGGGACATAGAATATGATGAGCATATCTGGACCTCTCCTGTGAATGCCATGATCCTGGTGGAGTCGATCCGGGATACCCTTTCAGAAAAAGATCCGGAAAACCGGAGTTATTATGAGGAGAGAGCAAAGTCATACCTTGAAAAGCTTAAAAAACTCGACGATGAGTTCCGTAAGGTGACAGAAAATAAAAAGCGGGATATGATCGTTGTAGGAGATAAATTTCCGTTCCGTTATCTGGCAGATGAATACGGCCTGTCTTACCGGGCAGCGTTTTCCGGCTGCAGCACGGATACGGAACCAAGTGCAAGAACCATTGCATATCTCATTGACAAAATGCGCTTGGAACAGATTCCGGTGATTTATTACCTGGAGCTTTCCAGTCATCGGGTGTCTGAGATCATTGCAGAGGAGACAGGGGCAGAACCCCTTTTGCTTCATTCCTGCCACAATGTTTCAAGAAGAGAGTTTGACAGCGGTGTCACCTATCTTGACCTTATGGAGCAGAATGTGATTAATTTAAAAAGAGGATTGGATGAATGA
- a CDS encoding LCP family protein codes for MNEYLFFLFDNMGGTMTKHLKWGLIMIAAVWAALIGTMLGYAWNIMHMPKAPKLQMPQLQNTNISIETQEKMEGYWTVAVFGVDSREGTLDKGTRSDMQMILNVDLGTGEIRIVSIYRDTYLRIDEKERYDKINEAYFKGGPKQAIEALKDNLDLTIDDYASFSWKAVADAINLLGGIDVDISHEEFRVINGFITETVESTGVGSYHLKEEGPNHLDGVQAVAYARLRKMDTDFKRTERQREVVDLALKKAREADAATLSKVAAAVLPQISTSVGMKDLLPLMKNIKRFHLTETEGFPTKLKDVMIGKRDCVVPVTLESNVKRLHQFLFDEENYEPSETVKEISRQIELRIKNKK; via the coding sequence ATGAATGAGTATCTCTTCTTTTTATTTGACAATATGGGAGGAACCATGACTAAACACTTAAAATGGGGATTGATTATGATAGCGGCCGTCTGGGCCGCCTTAATTGGGACGATGCTTGGATATGCCTGGAACATCATGCATATGCCCAAAGCTCCCAAGCTGCAGATGCCTCAGCTTCAAAATACGAATATAAGCATTGAGACCCAGGAAAAGATGGAGGGCTACTGGACGGTAGCGGTGTTTGGCGTGGATTCCAGGGAGGGGACCCTGGATAAAGGGACCCGGTCGGATATGCAGATGATCCTTAATGTAGATCTTGGAACAGGAGAAATACGCATTGTTTCAATCTACCGGGACACCTATTTACGGATAGACGAGAAGGAGCGCTATGATAAGATCAATGAGGCATATTTTAAAGGAGGACCGAAACAGGCCATAGAGGCCCTAAAGGATAATCTGGATCTGACCATTGACGATTACGCGTCATTTAGCTGGAAGGCCGTTGCTGATGCCATCAATCTTCTGGGAGGGATCGATGTGGATATCAGTCATGAGGAATTCCGGGTGATTAACGGCTTTATTACGGAAACGGTGGAATCAACGGGCGTAGGCTCCTATCACTTAAAAGAGGAAGGCCCTAACCATTTGGACGGAGTCCAGGCAGTTGCCTATGCAAGGCTCAGAAAAATGGATACAGACTTTAAACGGACGGAACGTCAGAGAGAAGTGGTCGACTTAGCGCTTAAAAAGGCCAGGGAAGCGGATGCCGCAACCTTAAGCAAGGTGGCTGCTGCCGTGCTTCCCCAGATATCCACCAGCGTCGGAATGAAGGATCTGCTTCCTCTGATGAAAAATATAAAAAGGTTTCATCTGACTGAAACGGAAGGATTTCCAACAAAGCTTAAGGATGTCATGATCGGTAAAAGAGACTGTGTTGTCCCGGTGACCCTGGAATCAAACGTAAAAAGGCTTCATCAGTTCCTGTTTGATGAAGAAAACTATGAACCCTCAGAGACGGTAAAAGAGATCAGCAGACAGATCGAGCTCCGGATAAAAAATAAGAAATAA
- a CDS encoding HAD family hydrolase — translation MYQCCIFDLDGTIINTIHSLAYSISLTMEHFGYGSIDVDHTKKFVGDGFKKLVERALIYSGDDKLIHYEEALAFYEETFEKNCLYKVEPYEGMTEFLTFLKDKGIKIGVLTNKGHERAVECVEAVYGKGFFDLITGEGNGVKCKPDPSGAFMTAEYFHAKPSECLYFGDTNTDMKTGINAGMDTAAVTWGFRERAELEAFHPRYIINHPNEIKYVFE, via the coding sequence ATGTACCAATGCTGTATATTTGATCTGGACGGAACCATTATCAACACCATTCATTCCCTGGCTTACAGTATAAGCCTGACCATGGAGCATTTTGGCTATGGATCAATCGATGTGGATCACACCAAGAAGTTTGTAGGGGATGGATTTAAAAAGCTGGTGGAACGGGCCCTTATTTATTCGGGAGATGATAAGCTGATCCATTATGAGGAAGCCCTTGCATTTTATGAGGAAACCTTTGAGAAAAACTGCCTTTACAAGGTGGAGCCATACGAAGGGATGACAGAGTTTCTGACATTTCTTAAGGATAAGGGAATCAAGATCGGGGTTCTGACCAACAAAGGTCATGAACGGGCCGTTGAATGCGTGGAAGCCGTTTACGGCAAAGGATTTTTTGATTTAATTACCGGAGAGGGCAATGGGGTCAAATGTAAGCCTGATCCATCAGGAGCCTTCATGACAGCAGAGTATTTTCATGCAAAGCCTTCGGAATGTCTTTATTTTGGAGATACCAATACCGATATGAAGACAGGTATCAATGCTGGAATGGACACGGCAGCCGTAACCTGGGGTTTTCGTGAACGGGCGGAACTGGAAGCATTTCATCCCAGGTACATTATAAATCATCCCAATGAGATTAAGTATGTTTTTGAATAA
- a CDS encoding PTS fructose transporter subunit IIABC — translation MKISDLLKKESIELGVKVTTKEEAIDRLVGLMEAGGRLKDQAGYKEGILAREALGSTAVGDGIAIPHAKVAAVKEPGLSAIVVPEGVDYEAFDGSLAHLIFMIAAPEGEADVHLEALSRLSTLLMDPDFKSDLTKAQSKEEFLQLIDDKESERYQKKEVKAEPAAKVPRGYQVLAVTACPTGIAHTFMAAENLEQQGKKLGIPLKAETNGAEGVGNALTKEEIATADGIIIAADKKVDMARFDGKRVVVATVTEGIQKGEELVKRAVSPETPVYHHSGSASSSESGDQENVGRSIYKHLMNGVSHMLPFVIGGGILIALAFLFDDYSIDPSNFGKNTPLAAYLKTIGEQAFGMMLPVLAGYIAMSIADRPGLAVGFVGGLIAKMGATFANPAGGSVNSGFLGALLAGFIGGYIVIMLKKAFGKLPKSLEGIKPVLLYPLIGIFLVAVVTTFINPFVGAINDGLTGLLNGMGGTSKIILGVVVGGMMSVDMGGPVNKAAYVFGTAQLAEGNFDIMAAVMAGGMVPPIAVALCTTFFKKKFTEKERQSGVVNYIMGLSFISEGAIPFAAADPIRVIPSCIVGSAIAGGLSMALGCTLRAPHGGIFVLPTIGNPFGYLLAIVIGSAAGCLVMAALKKNLETE, via the coding sequence ATGAAAATTTCAGATTTGTTAAAAAAGGAAAGCATTGAGCTGGGAGTAAAGGTTACCACCAAGGAAGAAGCCATCGACAGGCTGGTCGGCTTAATGGAAGCTGGTGGAAGGCTTAAGGATCAGGCTGGATACAAGGAAGGGATTCTGGCAAGAGAGGCCCTTGGAAGTACGGCGGTTGGTGACGGAATCGCCATTCCCCATGCAAAGGTGGCAGCGGTAAAGGAGCCGGGCCTTTCTGCGATCGTAGTACCGGAAGGTGTGGATTATGAGGCTTTTGACGGTTCCCTTGCTCATTTGATTTTCATGATCGCGGCACCTGAGGGAGAAGCGGATGTTCACCTAGAGGCGCTGTCCAGGCTTTCCACTCTTCTTATGGACCCGGATTTTAAGAGTGATTTAACAAAAGCTCAATCAAAGGAAGAATTTTTACAGCTCATTGACGATAAAGAGTCAGAACGGTATCAGAAGAAGGAAGTAAAAGCGGAACCGGCGGCAAAGGTTCCCAGGGGATATCAGGTTTTGGCAGTGACTGCATGTCCCACTGGAATTGCCCATACCTTTATGGCTGCAGAGAACTTAGAGCAGCAGGGGAAGAAGCTTGGAATTCCCCTTAAGGCGGAAACCAACGGAGCAGAAGGAGTAGGCAATGCTCTGACAAAAGAAGAGATTGCCACAGCAGACGGAATCATCATAGCAGCGGATAAGAAGGTGGATATGGCCCGCTTTGACGGAAAGCGGGTGGTCGTGGCCACTGTAACAGAAGGAATCCAAAAGGGAGAAGAACTGGTCAAGCGGGCAGTCAGCCCGGAAACTCCTGTTTATCATCATTCCGGATCTGCTTCCTCATCAGAAAGCGGAGACCAGGAGAATGTCGGCCGCTCCATCTATAAACATTTGATGAACGGCGTTTCCCATATGCTTCCTTTTGTTATCGGCGGAGGTATTTTGATCGCCCTGGCGTTCCTGTTTGATGATTATTCCATTGATCCTTCTAATTTTGGAAAGAACACTCCCCTGGCCGCTTATTTAAAAACCATTGGGGAACAGGCCTTTGGAATGATGCTTCCGGTTCTGGCAGGATATATTGCCATGAGCATTGCAGACCGTCCGGGTCTGGCAGTGGGATTTGTCGGCGGGCTTATTGCTAAAATGGGTGCAACGTTTGCAAACCCGGCTGGCGGAAGTGTAAACTCAGGCTTCCTTGGAGCCTTGTTAGCCGGGTTTATCGGCGGATACATTGTAATCATGCTTAAAAAGGCATTTGGCAAGCTTCCAAAGTCCCTGGAAGGAATCAAACCTGTTCTTTTGTATCCTTTAATCGGTATTTTCCTTGTAGCTGTGGTAACGACCTTTATCAATCCTTTTGTAGGCGCTATTAACGATGGACTTACAGGCCTGTTAAACGGTATGGGCGGCACCAGCAAGATCATCCTTGGAGTTGTCGTGGGAGGCATGATGTCCGTAGATATGGGAGGTCCTGTAAATAAGGCTGCTTATGTGTTTGGCACGGCTCAGCTGGCGGAAGGCAATTTTGATATTATGGCAGCTGTTATGGCAGGCGGTATGGTTCCGCCAATTGCCGTCGCTCTCTGCACCACATTTTTCAAAAAGAAATTTACGGAGAAGGAGCGTCAGTCTGGCGTGGTCAACTATATTATGGGATTATCCTTTATTTCTGAGGGAGCCATCCCCTTTGCAGCTGCTGATCCCATCCGTGTGATTCCTTCCTGTATCGTCGGTTCTGCAATAGCAGGCGGCCTTTCCATGGCTCTTGGCTGTACCCTTCGGGCACCTCATGGCGGGATATTCGTCCTTCCTACCATTGGAAATCCCTTCGGATACTTATTAGCCATTGTCATTGGTTCTGCTGCAGGCTGCCTCGTAATGGCGGCATTAAAGAAGAATCTGGAAACAGAGTAA
- the pfkB gene encoding 1-phosphofructokinase: MIYTVTFNPALDYVVRVDHFALGAVNRTEQESIYYGGKGLNVSAVLSTLGYGNTALGFVAGFTGDEIERGVKGLGYQSDFIRVEKGLSRINVKLRSQEETEINGMGPEITGEDVKQLFEKLDRLTAGDVLVLSGSIPKSIDDDIYERIMESLDGRGVRIVVDATKDLLINVLPYHPFLIKPNNHELGEMFGVTLHGPEEIIDYGKRLQEKGAKNVLISMAGDGAILITEEEEVFRMGVPKGTVKNSVGAGDSMVAGFIAGYLEKGSFKHALRLGSAAGSASAFSEGLAGREDIMRLFEELSKEGF, translated from the coding sequence ATGATTTACACCGTAACATTTAATCCGGCATTGGATTATGTCGTAAGGGTAGATCACTTTGCACTGGGAGCAGTCAATAGAACGGAGCAGGAAAGCATCTATTATGGGGGAAAAGGACTCAATGTATCTGCGGTTTTATCGACTTTGGGGTATGGAAATACCGCACTGGGCTTTGTGGCAGGGTTTACCGGAGACGAAATTGAACGGGGAGTGAAAGGGCTGGGATATCAGTCGGATTTTATCCGCGTTGAAAAGGGGCTGTCCAGAATCAATGTGAAGCTTAGATCCCAGGAAGAAACAGAAATCAACGGCATGGGTCCTGAGATCACCGGAGAAGACGTAAAGCAGCTTTTTGAAAAGCTGGACCGTCTGACAGCAGGGGATGTGCTGGTCTTATCTGGCAGCATTCCTAAATCCATTGACGATGACATCTATGAGCGGATCATGGAGTCTTTAGACGGAAGGGGAGTCCGTATCGTGGTGGATGCAACAAAGGATTTGCTTATTAATGTACTTCCTTATCATCCGTTCCTTATTAAGCCCAATAATCATGAGCTGGGAGAAATGTTTGGCGTAACCTTACATGGCCCGGAGGAGATCATTGATTACGGAAAACGTCTTCAGGAAAAAGGTGCCAAAAACGTTCTGATTTCCATGGCAGGAGACGGAGCGATCCTGATTACAGAAGAAGAGGAAGTGTTCCGGATGGGAGTGCCTAAAGGAACGGTGAAGAATTCCGTGGGAGCAGGAGATTCCATGGTGGCAGGATTTATTGCAGGTTACTTGGAAAAAGGCAGCTTTAAGCATGCCCTGCGTCTGGGAAGCGCAGCGGGAAGTGCCAGTGCCTTTTCTGAGGGTCTTGCAGGCAGGGAAGATATTATGAGATTGTTTGAAGAATTATCAAAGGAGGGGTTTTGA